A window of Ananas comosus cultivar F153 linkage group 4, ASM154086v1, whole genome shotgun sequence contains these coding sequences:
- the LOC109709068 gene encoding caskin-1-like, which translates to MPLRHRKKPSVTNSSLPPLPTTSTTLWLGSKESLCLSATFPLAEVEPHRSFPHRRPRPSPWGRQRRPVLPAATSGQPDRQVGSMPARRRHSQIGPPVISSASGTPPLRRTSLQTPPAAARPLPAVVQTECESSRATLLGAAAIPPPADRLPPPPARPARPDLLRCRRGRCWPNGAEVTRAGLGLFQRPPSRFLPPATLSASSAWPRTLSTAG; encoded by the coding sequence ATGCCCCTCCGCCACCGGAAAAAACCTTCCGTAACTAACTCATCCCTCCCTCCTCTGCCAACCACTTCCACCACATTGTGGTTGGGCTCTAAGGAGTCATTATGTTTGAGCGCCACCTTCCCTCTGGCCGAGGTCGAGCCCCACCGGTCGTTTCCCCACCGCCGGCCCCGACCATCCCCGTGGGGCCGCCAGCGGCGCCCCGtgctccctgcggccacctCGGGTCAGCCAGACCGCCAGGTGGGCTCGATgccagcgcgccgccgccactcccAGATCGGCCCGCCCGTCATCTCCTCAGCGTCCGGCACTCCTCCGCTTCGCCGCACGTCCCTCCAGACACCGCCGGCCGCCGCGCGGCCTCTCCCTGCGGTCGTCCAAACCGAGTGCGAGTCGAGTCGAGCTACTCTGCTCGGCGCCGCCGCCATTCCCCCGCCGGCCGATCGCCTTCCTCCACCTCCGGCACGTCCTGcacgccccgacctcctccggtgCCGCCGTGGCCGCTGCTGGCCTAATGGAGCCGAGGTAACCCGCGCGGGCCTCGGGTTGTTCCAGCGGCCGCCATCGCGCTTCCTGCCGCCGGCCACTTTGAGCGCAAGCTCCGCCTGGCCGCGCACGCTGTCCACCGCCGGCTAA